One window from the genome of Salmo salar chromosome ssa25, Ssal_v3.1, whole genome shotgun sequence encodes:
- the LOC106586756 gene encoding POU domain, class 2, transcription factor 1 isoform X17, whose translation MADGGAASQDESSGPDSRMSNASETSKCGMESQSGDGNTEIQTNGLDFQRQTVQTTSAITNAHTQALLQQLTLSPAQQQMLLQQAQAQLLAAAMQQQSASQQSSTTGASISASAATPITQLPLSQPIQITSQLQQLQQQNLTMPQFVLVQPGHHIATQLQPGQFIISQSPQGQQSLLQGQSLLTQLPQSQANLLQTHPSITLATQPATPTRTIAATPIQPLSHSQTSPPKRLATPSLEEPSDLEELEQFAKTFKQRRIKLGFTQGDVGLAMGKLYGNDFSQTTISRFEALNLSFKNMCKLKPLLEKWLNDAVYADNLSSDQALSSPSALGSPGLGMEGLNRRRKKRTSIETNIRLALEKRFLEQNQKPTSEEITMIADQLNMEKEVIRVWFCNRRQKEKRINPPSGGYSNTGTGSSPIKTIFTPTIPLVASTASLVTSNTPTTLTVNPVMPLSSSSVSGLTFTGTTIGATTNTASVISTAPMVTAVTSSPSLSPSPTALQATAAETGGTQEHTVVTQAPSSLATTLGTGQVMVAGLGLSAALQGAAQLPTSTSFAAMAGLNQGLMASSQFTPGGALLSLAPGGLGGALNPAMLSNSTLATIQALASGGALPITSLDGSGNLLFANTSAGSTPNLMQPLFLNPQNLSLLTTNPVNLVSAGAAGGGALQVSADHQVTTATVPVPASTITTASRAQ comes from the exons ttgACCCTGTCTCCAGCGCAGCAGCAGATGTTGTTGCAGCAGGCCCAGGCCCAGCTCCTAGCAGCAGCCATGCagcagcagtcagccagccagcagaGCAGCACTACGGGGGCAAGCATCTCTGCCTCTGCAGCCACCCCTATCACACAACTGCCCCTGTCCCAGCCCATCCAGATCACCTCT CAGTTACAACAGCTGCAGCAGCAGAACCTGACCATGCCCCAGTTTGTCCTGGTTCAGCCCGGCCACCACATCGCTACCCAGCTGCAGCCTGGCCAGTTCATCATCTCACAGTCGCCGCAGGGCCAGCAGA GTCTCCTGCAAGGCCAGAGTCTTCTAACTCAACTACCTCAAAGCCAAGCCAACCTCCTGCAGACGCATCCCAGCATCACGCTCGCCACACAG CCAGCGACTCCGACCCGTACGATAGCAGCCACGCCCATCCAGCCTCTGTCCCACAGCCAGACCTCGCCCCCTAAACGCCTGGCCACGCCCAGTCTGGAGGAGCCCAGTGACCTGGAGGAGCTGGAACAGTTTGCCAAGACCTTCAAACAGAGACGCATCAAACTGGGCTTCACACAG gGAGATGTTGGCCTGGCCATGGGCAAGCTGTACGGTAACGACTTCAGCCAGACCACCATCTCCCGCTTCGAGGCCTTGAACCTCAGCTTTAAGAACATGTGCAAGCTGAAGCCACTGCTGGAGAAGTGGCTCAACGATGCAG TTTATGCAGACAACCTGTCGTCTGACCAGGCCCTGTCCAGCCCCAGCGCCCTGGGCTCCCCTGGCCTGGGTATGGAGGGGCTGAACCGCCGACGCAAGAAGAGGACCAGCATCGAGACCAACATCCGCTTGGCCTTAGAAAAGAGATTTCTGGAA CAGAACCAAAAACCTACCTCTGAGGAGATCACCATGATCGCCGACCAGCTcaacatggagaaggaggtgatcCGGGTTTGGTTCTGTAACCGCCGGCAGAAAGAGAAGAGGATCAACCCCCCCAGCGGTGGATACAGCAACACAGGGACAGGCAGCAGCCCCATCAAAACCATCTTCACCCCTACGATCCCCCTG GTGGCCAGTACGGCCAGCCTTGTGACCAGTAACACACCGACTACACTGACTGTAAACCCAGTGATGCCTCTCAGCAGCAGCAGCGTGTCTGGCCTGACCTTCACAG GCACGACCATAGGAGCGACCACAAACACGGCATCCGTCATCTCCACGGCACCCATGGTTACTGCGGTGACCAGCTCCCCATCGCTAAGCCCCTCCCCCACGGCCCTCCAGGCCACGGCGGCGGAGACGGGCGGAACCCAGGAGCACACGGTGGTCACGCAGGCACCGTCGTCCCTAGCGACCACTCTGGGGACGGGTCAGGTGATGGTGGCTGGACTGGGCCTGTCGGCCGCCCTGCAAGGCGCCGCCCAGTTACCCACCAGCACTAGTTTCGCTGCCATGGCCGGGCTTAACCAAGGACTTATGGCGTCATCGCAGTTCACTCCTGG gggggcctTGCTGAGCTTGGCTCCAGGGGGGCTGGGAGGGGCTCTGAACCCCGCCATGTTGAGCAACAGCACCCTAGCCACCATCCAAG CCCTGGCATCAGGCGGCGCTCTCCCCATCACCTCGCTGGACGGGAGCGGTAACCTGCTGTTCGCCAATACCTCTGCTGGCAGCACCCCCAACCTGATGCAACCCCTCTTCCTGAACCCCCAGAACCTGTCCCTGCTCACCACCAACCCTGTCAACCTGGTGTCAGCCGGAGCTGCTGGGGGAGGGGCCCTGCAGGTCTCAGCTGACCACCAGGTCACCACGGCGACTGTACCAGTTCCCGCCTCCACCATCACCACTGCCTCCAGGGCCCAGTGA
- the LOC106586756 gene encoding POU domain, class 2, transcription factor 1 isoform X16, producing the protein MADGGAASQDESSGPDSRMSNASETSKCGMESQSGDGNTEIQTNGLDFQRQTVQTTSAITNAHTQALLQQLTLSPAQQQMLLQQAQAQLLAAAMQQQSASQQSSTTGASISASAATPITQLPLSQPIQITSLQQLQQQNLTMPQFVLVQPGHHIATQLQPGQFIISQSPQGQQSLLQGQSLLTQLPQSQANLLQTHPSITLATQPATPTRTIAATPIQPLSHSQTSPPKRLATPSLEEPSDLEELEQFAKTFKQRRIKLGFTQGDVGLAMGKLYGNDFSQTTISRFEALNLSFKNMCKLKPLLEKWLNDADNLSSDQALSSPSALGSPGLGMEGLNRRRKKRTSIETNIRLALEKRFLEQNQKPTSEEITMIADQLNMEKEVIRVWFCNRRQKEKRINPPSGGYSNTGTGSSPIKTIFTPTIPLVASTASLVTSNTPTTLTVNPVMPLSSSSVSGLTFTGTTIGATTNTASVISTAPMVTAVTSSPSLSPSPTALQATAAETGGTQEHTVVTQAPSSLATTLGTGQVMVAGLGLSAALQGAAQLPTSTSFAAMAGLNQGLMASSQFTPGGALLSLAPGGLGGALNPAMLSNSTLATIQGLWSALASGGALPITSLDGSGNLLFANTSAGSTPNLMQPLFLNPQNLSLLTTNPVNLVSAGAAGGGALQVSADHQVTTATVPVPASTITTASRAQ; encoded by the exons ttgACCCTGTCTCCAGCGCAGCAGCAGATGTTGTTGCAGCAGGCCCAGGCCCAGCTCCTAGCAGCAGCCATGCagcagcagtcagccagccagcagaGCAGCACTACGGGGGCAAGCATCTCTGCCTCTGCAGCCACCCCTATCACACAACTGCCCCTGTCCCAGCCCATCCAGATCACCTCT TTACAACAGCTGCAGCAGCAGAACCTGACCATGCCCCAGTTTGTCCTGGTTCAGCCCGGCCACCACATCGCTACCCAGCTGCAGCCTGGCCAGTTCATCATCTCACAGTCGCCGCAGGGCCAGCAGA GTCTCCTGCAAGGCCAGAGTCTTCTAACTCAACTACCTCAAAGCCAAGCCAACCTCCTGCAGACGCATCCCAGCATCACGCTCGCCACACAG CCAGCGACTCCGACCCGTACGATAGCAGCCACGCCCATCCAGCCTCTGTCCCACAGCCAGACCTCGCCCCCTAAACGCCTGGCCACGCCCAGTCTGGAGGAGCCCAGTGACCTGGAGGAGCTGGAACAGTTTGCCAAGACCTTCAAACAGAGACGCATCAAACTGGGCTTCACACAG gGAGATGTTGGCCTGGCCATGGGCAAGCTGTACGGTAACGACTTCAGCCAGACCACCATCTCCCGCTTCGAGGCCTTGAACCTCAGCTTTAAGAACATGTGCAAGCTGAAGCCACTGCTGGAGAAGTGGCTCAACGATGCAG ACAACCTGTCGTCTGACCAGGCCCTGTCCAGCCCCAGCGCCCTGGGCTCCCCTGGCCTGGGTATGGAGGGGCTGAACCGCCGACGCAAGAAGAGGACCAGCATCGAGACCAACATCCGCTTGGCCTTAGAAAAGAGATTTCTGGAA CAGAACCAAAAACCTACCTCTGAGGAGATCACCATGATCGCCGACCAGCTcaacatggagaaggaggtgatcCGGGTTTGGTTCTGTAACCGCCGGCAGAAAGAGAAGAGGATCAACCCCCCCAGCGGTGGATACAGCAACACAGGGACAGGCAGCAGCCCCATCAAAACCATCTTCACCCCTACGATCCCCCTG GTGGCCAGTACGGCCAGCCTTGTGACCAGTAACACACCGACTACACTGACTGTAAACCCAGTGATGCCTCTCAGCAGCAGCAGCGTGTCTGGCCTGACCTTCACAG GCACGACCATAGGAGCGACCACAAACACGGCATCCGTCATCTCCACGGCACCCATGGTTACTGCGGTGACCAGCTCCCCATCGCTAAGCCCCTCCCCCACGGCCCTCCAGGCCACGGCGGCGGAGACGGGCGGAACCCAGGAGCACACGGTGGTCACGCAGGCACCGTCGTCCCTAGCGACCACTCTGGGGACGGGTCAGGTGATGGTGGCTGGACTGGGCCTGTCGGCCGCCCTGCAAGGCGCCGCCCAGTTACCCACCAGCACTAGTTTCGCTGCCATGGCCGGGCTTAACCAAGGACTTATGGCGTCATCGCAGTTCACTCCTGG gggggcctTGCTGAGCTTGGCTCCAGGGGGGCTGGGAGGGGCTCTGAACCCCGCCATGTTGAGCAACAGCACCCTAGCCACCATCCAAGGTCTGTGGAGCG CCCTGGCATCAGGCGGCGCTCTCCCCATCACCTCGCTGGACGGGAGCGGTAACCTGCTGTTCGCCAATACCTCTGCTGGCAGCACCCCCAACCTGATGCAACCCCTCTTCCTGAACCCCCAGAACCTGTCCCTGCTCACCACCAACCCTGTCAACCTGGTGTCAGCCGGAGCTGCTGGGGGAGGGGCCCTGCAGGTCTCAGCTGACCACCAGGTCACCACGGCGACTGTACCAGTTCCCGCCTCCACCATCACCACTGCCTCCAGGGCCCAGTGA
- the LOC106586756 gene encoding POU domain, class 2, transcription factor 1 isoform X14, which yields MADGGAASQDESSGPDSRMSNASETSKCGMESQSGDGNTEIQTNGLDFQRQTVQTTSAITNAHTQALLQQLTLSPAQQQMLLQQAQAQLLAAAMQQQSASQQSSTTGASISASAATPITQLPLSQPIQITSQLQQLQQQNLTMPQFVLVQPGHHIATQLQPGQFIISQSPQGQQSLLQGQSLLTQLPQSQANLLQTHPSITLATQPATPTRTIAATPIQPLSHSQTSPPKRLATPSLEEPSDLEELEQFAKTFKQRRIKLGFTQGDVGLAMGKLYGNDFSQTTISRFEALNLSFKNMCKLKPLLEKWLNDAVYADNLSSDQALSSPSALGSPGLGMEGLNRRRKKRTSIETNIRLALEKRFLEQNQKPTSEEITMIADQLNMEKEVIRVWFCNRRQKEKRINPPSGGYSNTGTGSSPIKTIFTPTIPLVASTASLVTSNTPTTLTVNPVMPLSSSSVSGLTFTGTTIGATTNTASVISTAPMVTAVTSSPSLSPSPTALQATAAETGGTQEHTVVTQAPSSLATTLGTGQVMVAGLGLSAALQGAAQLPTSTSFAAMAGLNQGLMASSQFTPGGALLSLAPGGLGGALNPAMLSNSTLATIQGLWSALASGGALPITSLDGSGNLLFANTSAGSTPNLMQPLFLNPQNLSLLTTNPVNLVSAGAAGGGALQVSADHQVTTATVPVPASTITTASRAQ from the exons ttgACCCTGTCTCCAGCGCAGCAGCAGATGTTGTTGCAGCAGGCCCAGGCCCAGCTCCTAGCAGCAGCCATGCagcagcagtcagccagccagcagaGCAGCACTACGGGGGCAAGCATCTCTGCCTCTGCAGCCACCCCTATCACACAACTGCCCCTGTCCCAGCCCATCCAGATCACCTCT CAGTTACAACAGCTGCAGCAGCAGAACCTGACCATGCCCCAGTTTGTCCTGGTTCAGCCCGGCCACCACATCGCTACCCAGCTGCAGCCTGGCCAGTTCATCATCTCACAGTCGCCGCAGGGCCAGCAGA GTCTCCTGCAAGGCCAGAGTCTTCTAACTCAACTACCTCAAAGCCAAGCCAACCTCCTGCAGACGCATCCCAGCATCACGCTCGCCACACAG CCAGCGACTCCGACCCGTACGATAGCAGCCACGCCCATCCAGCCTCTGTCCCACAGCCAGACCTCGCCCCCTAAACGCCTGGCCACGCCCAGTCTGGAGGAGCCCAGTGACCTGGAGGAGCTGGAACAGTTTGCCAAGACCTTCAAACAGAGACGCATCAAACTGGGCTTCACACAG gGAGATGTTGGCCTGGCCATGGGCAAGCTGTACGGTAACGACTTCAGCCAGACCACCATCTCCCGCTTCGAGGCCTTGAACCTCAGCTTTAAGAACATGTGCAAGCTGAAGCCACTGCTGGAGAAGTGGCTCAACGATGCAG TTTATGCAGACAACCTGTCGTCTGACCAGGCCCTGTCCAGCCCCAGCGCCCTGGGCTCCCCTGGCCTGGGTATGGAGGGGCTGAACCGCCGACGCAAGAAGAGGACCAGCATCGAGACCAACATCCGCTTGGCCTTAGAAAAGAGATTTCTGGAA CAGAACCAAAAACCTACCTCTGAGGAGATCACCATGATCGCCGACCAGCTcaacatggagaaggaggtgatcCGGGTTTGGTTCTGTAACCGCCGGCAGAAAGAGAAGAGGATCAACCCCCCCAGCGGTGGATACAGCAACACAGGGACAGGCAGCAGCCCCATCAAAACCATCTTCACCCCTACGATCCCCCTG GTGGCCAGTACGGCCAGCCTTGTGACCAGTAACACACCGACTACACTGACTGTAAACCCAGTGATGCCTCTCAGCAGCAGCAGCGTGTCTGGCCTGACCTTCACAG GCACGACCATAGGAGCGACCACAAACACGGCATCCGTCATCTCCACGGCACCCATGGTTACTGCGGTGACCAGCTCCCCATCGCTAAGCCCCTCCCCCACGGCCCTCCAGGCCACGGCGGCGGAGACGGGCGGAACCCAGGAGCACACGGTGGTCACGCAGGCACCGTCGTCCCTAGCGACCACTCTGGGGACGGGTCAGGTGATGGTGGCTGGACTGGGCCTGTCGGCCGCCCTGCAAGGCGCCGCCCAGTTACCCACCAGCACTAGTTTCGCTGCCATGGCCGGGCTTAACCAAGGACTTATGGCGTCATCGCAGTTCACTCCTGG gggggcctTGCTGAGCTTGGCTCCAGGGGGGCTGGGAGGGGCTCTGAACCCCGCCATGTTGAGCAACAGCACCCTAGCCACCATCCAAGGTCTGTGGAGCG CCCTGGCATCAGGCGGCGCTCTCCCCATCACCTCGCTGGACGGGAGCGGTAACCTGCTGTTCGCCAATACCTCTGCTGGCAGCACCCCCAACCTGATGCAACCCCTCTTCCTGAACCCCCAGAACCTGTCCCTGCTCACCACCAACCCTGTCAACCTGGTGTCAGCCGGAGCTGCTGGGGGAGGGGCCCTGCAGGTCTCAGCTGACCACCAGGTCACCACGGCGACTGTACCAGTTCCCGCCTCCACCATCACCACTGCCTCCAGGGCCCAGTGA
- the LOC106586756 gene encoding POU domain, class 2, transcription factor 1 isoform X15 translates to MADGGAASQDESSGPDSRMSNASETSKCGMESQSGDGNTEIQTNGLDFQRQTVQTTSAITNAHTQALLQQLTLSPAQQQMLLQQAQAQLLAAAMQQQSASQQSSTTGASISASAATPITQLPLSQPIQITSLQQLQQQNLTMPQFVLVQPGHHIATQLQPGQFIISQSPQGQQSLLQGQSLLTQLPQSQANLLQTHPSITLATQPATPTRTIAATPIQPLSHSQTSPPKRLATPSLEEPSDLEELEQFAKTFKQRRIKLGFTQGDVGLAMGKLYGNDFSQTTISRFEALNLSFKNMCKLKPLLEKWLNDAVYADNLSSDQALSSPSALGSPGLGMEGLNRRRKKRTSIETNIRLALEKRFLEQNQKPTSEEITMIADQLNMEKEVIRVWFCNRRQKEKRINPPSGGYSNTGTGSSPIKTIFTPTIPLVASTASLVTSNTPTTLTVNPVMPLSSSSVSGLTFTGTTIGATTNTASVISTAPMVTAVTSSPSLSPSPTALQATAAETGGTQEHTVVTQAPSSLATTLGTGQVMVAGLGLSAALQGAAQLPTSTSFAAMAGLNQGLMASSQFTPGGALLSLAPGGLGGALNPAMLSNSTLATIQGLWSALASGGALPITSLDGSGNLLFANTSAGSTPNLMQPLFLNPQNLSLLTTNPVNLVSAGAAGGGALQVSADHQVTTATVPVPASTITTASRAQ, encoded by the exons ttgACCCTGTCTCCAGCGCAGCAGCAGATGTTGTTGCAGCAGGCCCAGGCCCAGCTCCTAGCAGCAGCCATGCagcagcagtcagccagccagcagaGCAGCACTACGGGGGCAAGCATCTCTGCCTCTGCAGCCACCCCTATCACACAACTGCCCCTGTCCCAGCCCATCCAGATCACCTCT TTACAACAGCTGCAGCAGCAGAACCTGACCATGCCCCAGTTTGTCCTGGTTCAGCCCGGCCACCACATCGCTACCCAGCTGCAGCCTGGCCAGTTCATCATCTCACAGTCGCCGCAGGGCCAGCAGA GTCTCCTGCAAGGCCAGAGTCTTCTAACTCAACTACCTCAAAGCCAAGCCAACCTCCTGCAGACGCATCCCAGCATCACGCTCGCCACACAG CCAGCGACTCCGACCCGTACGATAGCAGCCACGCCCATCCAGCCTCTGTCCCACAGCCAGACCTCGCCCCCTAAACGCCTGGCCACGCCCAGTCTGGAGGAGCCCAGTGACCTGGAGGAGCTGGAACAGTTTGCCAAGACCTTCAAACAGAGACGCATCAAACTGGGCTTCACACAG gGAGATGTTGGCCTGGCCATGGGCAAGCTGTACGGTAACGACTTCAGCCAGACCACCATCTCCCGCTTCGAGGCCTTGAACCTCAGCTTTAAGAACATGTGCAAGCTGAAGCCACTGCTGGAGAAGTGGCTCAACGATGCAG TTTATGCAGACAACCTGTCGTCTGACCAGGCCCTGTCCAGCCCCAGCGCCCTGGGCTCCCCTGGCCTGGGTATGGAGGGGCTGAACCGCCGACGCAAGAAGAGGACCAGCATCGAGACCAACATCCGCTTGGCCTTAGAAAAGAGATTTCTGGAA CAGAACCAAAAACCTACCTCTGAGGAGATCACCATGATCGCCGACCAGCTcaacatggagaaggaggtgatcCGGGTTTGGTTCTGTAACCGCCGGCAGAAAGAGAAGAGGATCAACCCCCCCAGCGGTGGATACAGCAACACAGGGACAGGCAGCAGCCCCATCAAAACCATCTTCACCCCTACGATCCCCCTG GTGGCCAGTACGGCCAGCCTTGTGACCAGTAACACACCGACTACACTGACTGTAAACCCAGTGATGCCTCTCAGCAGCAGCAGCGTGTCTGGCCTGACCTTCACAG GCACGACCATAGGAGCGACCACAAACACGGCATCCGTCATCTCCACGGCACCCATGGTTACTGCGGTGACCAGCTCCCCATCGCTAAGCCCCTCCCCCACGGCCCTCCAGGCCACGGCGGCGGAGACGGGCGGAACCCAGGAGCACACGGTGGTCACGCAGGCACCGTCGTCCCTAGCGACCACTCTGGGGACGGGTCAGGTGATGGTGGCTGGACTGGGCCTGTCGGCCGCCCTGCAAGGCGCCGCCCAGTTACCCACCAGCACTAGTTTCGCTGCCATGGCCGGGCTTAACCAAGGACTTATGGCGTCATCGCAGTTCACTCCTGG gggggcctTGCTGAGCTTGGCTCCAGGGGGGCTGGGAGGGGCTCTGAACCCCGCCATGTTGAGCAACAGCACCCTAGCCACCATCCAAGGTCTGTGGAGCG CCCTGGCATCAGGCGGCGCTCTCCCCATCACCTCGCTGGACGGGAGCGGTAACCTGCTGTTCGCCAATACCTCTGCTGGCAGCACCCCCAACCTGATGCAACCCCTCTTCCTGAACCCCCAGAACCTGTCCCTGCTCACCACCAACCCTGTCAACCTGGTGTCAGCCGGAGCTGCTGGGGGAGGGGCCCTGCAGGTCTCAGCTGACCACCAGGTCACCACGGCGACTGTACCAGTTCCCGCCTCCACCATCACCACTGCCTCCAGGGCCCAGTGA
- the LOC106586756 gene encoding POU domain, class 2, transcription factor 1 isoform X12: MADGGAASQDESSGPDSRMSNASETSKCGMESQSGDGNTEIQTNGLDFQRQTVQTTSAITNAHTQALLQQLTLSPAQQQMLLQQAQAQLLAAAMQQQSASQQSSTTGASISASAATPITQLPLSQPIQITSIPSGSTHLPGQLSQLGYPYEMATFSSYLPQLQQLQQQNLTMPQFVLVQPGHHIATQLQPGQFIISQSPQGQQSLLQGQSLLTQLPQSQANLLQTHPSITLATQPATPTRTIAATPIQPLSHSQTSPPKRLATPSLEEPSDLEELEQFAKTFKQRRIKLGFTQGDVGLAMGKLYGNDFSQTTISRFEALNLSFKNMCKLKPLLEKWLNDAVYADNLSSDQALSSPSALGSPGLGMEGLNRRRKKRTSIETNIRLALEKRFLEQNQKPTSEEITMIADQLNMEKEVIRVWFCNRRQKEKRINPPSGGYSNTGTGSSPIKTIFTPTIPLVASTASLVTSNTPTTLTVNPVMPLSSSSVSGLTFTGTTIGATTNTASVISTAPMVTAVTSSPSLSPSPTALQATAAETGGTQEHTVVTQAPSSLATTLGTGQVMVAGLGLSAALQGAAQLPTSTSFAAMAGLNQGLMASSQFTPGGALLSLAPGGLGGALNPAMLSNSTLATIQGLWSALASGGALPITSLDGSGNLLFANTSAGSTPNLMQPLFLNPQNLSLLTTNPVNLVSAGAAGGGALQVSADHQVTTATVPVPASTITTASRAQ, encoded by the exons ttgACCCTGTCTCCAGCGCAGCAGCAGATGTTGTTGCAGCAGGCCCAGGCCCAGCTCCTAGCAGCAGCCATGCagcagcagtcagccagccagcagaGCAGCACTACGGGGGCAAGCATCTCTGCCTCTGCAGCCACCCCTATCACACAACTGCCCCTGTCCCAGCCCATCCAGATCACCTCT ATTCCCTCTGGTTCTACCCATCTTCCAGGCCAGCTAAGCCAGCTGGGATACCCCTATGAGATGGCGACCTTCAGCAGTTACCTACCT CAGTTACAACAGCTGCAGCAGCAGAACCTGACCATGCCCCAGTTTGTCCTGGTTCAGCCCGGCCACCACATCGCTACCCAGCTGCAGCCTGGCCAGTTCATCATCTCACAGTCGCCGCAGGGCCAGCAGA GTCTCCTGCAAGGCCAGAGTCTTCTAACTCAACTACCTCAAAGCCAAGCCAACCTCCTGCAGACGCATCCCAGCATCACGCTCGCCACACAG CCAGCGACTCCGACCCGTACGATAGCAGCCACGCCCATCCAGCCTCTGTCCCACAGCCAGACCTCGCCCCCTAAACGCCTGGCCACGCCCAGTCTGGAGGAGCCCAGTGACCTGGAGGAGCTGGAACAGTTTGCCAAGACCTTCAAACAGAGACGCATCAAACTGGGCTTCACACAG gGAGATGTTGGCCTGGCCATGGGCAAGCTGTACGGTAACGACTTCAGCCAGACCACCATCTCCCGCTTCGAGGCCTTGAACCTCAGCTTTAAGAACATGTGCAAGCTGAAGCCACTGCTGGAGAAGTGGCTCAACGATGCAG TTTATGCAGACAACCTGTCGTCTGACCAGGCCCTGTCCAGCCCCAGCGCCCTGGGCTCCCCTGGCCTGGGTATGGAGGGGCTGAACCGCCGACGCAAGAAGAGGACCAGCATCGAGACCAACATCCGCTTGGCCTTAGAAAAGAGATTTCTGGAA CAGAACCAAAAACCTACCTCTGAGGAGATCACCATGATCGCCGACCAGCTcaacatggagaaggaggtgatcCGGGTTTGGTTCTGTAACCGCCGGCAGAAAGAGAAGAGGATCAACCCCCCCAGCGGTGGATACAGCAACACAGGGACAGGCAGCAGCCCCATCAAAACCATCTTCACCCCTACGATCCCCCTG GTGGCCAGTACGGCCAGCCTTGTGACCAGTAACACACCGACTACACTGACTGTAAACCCAGTGATGCCTCTCAGCAGCAGCAGCGTGTCTGGCCTGACCTTCACAG GCACGACCATAGGAGCGACCACAAACACGGCATCCGTCATCTCCACGGCACCCATGGTTACTGCGGTGACCAGCTCCCCATCGCTAAGCCCCTCCCCCACGGCCCTCCAGGCCACGGCGGCGGAGACGGGCGGAACCCAGGAGCACACGGTGGTCACGCAGGCACCGTCGTCCCTAGCGACCACTCTGGGGACGGGTCAGGTGATGGTGGCTGGACTGGGCCTGTCGGCCGCCCTGCAAGGCGCCGCCCAGTTACCCACCAGCACTAGTTTCGCTGCCATGGCCGGGCTTAACCAAGGACTTATGGCGTCATCGCAGTTCACTCCTGG gggggcctTGCTGAGCTTGGCTCCAGGGGGGCTGGGAGGGGCTCTGAACCCCGCCATGTTGAGCAACAGCACCCTAGCCACCATCCAAGGTCTGTGGAGCG CCCTGGCATCAGGCGGCGCTCTCCCCATCACCTCGCTGGACGGGAGCGGTAACCTGCTGTTCGCCAATACCTCTGCTGGCAGCACCCCCAACCTGATGCAACCCCTCTTCCTGAACCCCCAGAACCTGTCCCTGCTCACCACCAACCCTGTCAACCTGGTGTCAGCCGGAGCTGCTGGGGGAGGGGCCCTGCAGGTCTCAGCTGACCACCAGGTCACCACGGCGACTGTACCAGTTCCCGCCTCCACCATCACCACTGCCTCCAGGGCCCAGTGA